Proteins encoded together in one Pseudomonas arsenicoxydans window:
- a CDS encoding DUF6555 family protein — MSELVPYAVHYLLDGVRQHFFKLAEQFSDVDAIHSASAHAYPHGDQKIAAHATLEVARLKAQQLGITHIRWNEAI, encoded by the coding sequence ATGAGCGAACTCGTTCCCTATGCAGTGCACTATTTACTCGACGGCGTTCGTCAGCACTTTTTCAAACTGGCCGAGCAGTTCTCGGATGTGGACGCGATCCATTCGGCCTCCGCTCATGCCTATCCGCACGGTGACCAAAAAATCGCGGCACACGCCACACTCGAAGTTGCACGTTTGAAAGCCCAGCAATTGGGCATTACGCATATACGCTGGAATGAAGCGATTTGA
- a CDS encoding DUF3087 domain-containing protein, whose amino-acid sequence MFEIQPMNAERFRQQTRRSTVIIALIFLALAMVLSTAAVALFGEPGGDNLRFNVGGVFVAVLLMVALMRGKFWSQDWMAPAVYGWRLKRSLMSITNIMHQVTAAVEQGDPTAMKLLRFYHLGLSQMHELDGNSSDHSQLTREMDQHKARMEALGIDTQQTQLDPAWLEAMKPLSR is encoded by the coding sequence ATGTTCGAAATCCAGCCGATGAACGCCGAACGCTTTCGTCAACAGACACGGCGCAGCACGGTGATTATTGCCCTGATTTTCCTGGCGCTGGCGATGGTGCTGTCCACGGCGGCGGTGGCGCTGTTCGGTGAACCCGGCGGCGACAATCTGCGGTTTAACGTCGGCGGGGTGTTTGTCGCGGTGCTGCTGATGGTGGCGCTGATGCGCGGCAAGTTCTGGAGCCAGGACTGGATGGCGCCTGCGGTCTACGGCTGGCGGCTCAAGCGCAGCCTGATGAGCATCACCAACATCATGCATCAGGTCACGGCGGCGGTGGAGCAGGGCGATCCGACGGCCATGAAGCTGTTGCGCTTCTACCACCTTGGCCTGAGCCAGATGCACGAACTGGACGGCAACTCCAGCGACCACAGCCAGTTGACCCGCGAAATGGATCAACACAAAGCGCGGATGGAAGCGCTGGGTATCGACACTCAACAAACGCAGTTGGATCCGGCCTGGCTTGAGGCAATGAAGCCGCTGTCGCGGTAA
- the ppnN gene encoding nucleotide 5'-monophosphate nucleosidase PpnN produces the protein MTQRHVINASVSPKGSLETLSQREVQQLSEAGSGSIYTLFRQCALAILNTGAHVDNAKTILEAYKDFEIRIHQQDRGVRLELLNAPADAFVDGEMIASTREMLFSALRDIVYTENELDSQRIDLSNSQGISDYVFHLLRNARTLRPGVEPKIVVCWGGHSINTEEYKYTKKVGHELGLRSLDICTGCGPGVMKGPMKGATIAHAKQRIHGGRYLGLTEPGIIAAEAPNPIVNELVILPDIEKRLEAFVRVGHGIIIFPGGAGTAEEFLYLLGILMHPDNAGLPFPVILTGPKHAAPYLEQLDAFVGATLGEAAKQHYQIIIDDPAEVARNMTQGLKAVKQFRRERNDAFHFNWLLKIDEGFQRPFDPTHENMANLKLSRDLPAHELAANLRRAFSGIVAGNVKDKGIRLIEKHGPYQIRGDAGVMKPLDQLLKAFVAQHRMKLPGGAAYVPCYQVVA, from the coding sequence ATGACCCAACGCCATGTAATCAACGCCTCCGTCAGCCCTAAAGGCAGCCTGGAAACCCTCTCTCAACGTGAAGTTCAGCAACTGAGTGAAGCCGGATCCGGCAGCATCTACACCCTCTTCCGCCAGTGCGCCCTGGCCATTCTCAATACCGGCGCCCATGTTGATAACGCCAAGACCATCCTTGAAGCCTATAAAGACTTCGAAATCCGCATTCACCAGCAAGACCGCGGCGTCCGCCTGGAACTGCTGAACGCCCCGGCCGACGCCTTCGTCGACGGCGAAATGATCGCCAGCACCCGGGAAATGCTGTTCAGCGCCCTGCGCGATATCGTCTACACCGAAAACGAACTCGACAGCCAGCGCATCGACCTGAGCAACTCCCAGGGCATCAGCGATTACGTATTCCACCTGCTGCGCAACGCCCGCACCCTGCGCCCCGGTGTCGAGCCCAAGATCGTGGTGTGCTGGGGCGGCCACTCGATCAACACCGAAGAATACAAATACACCAAGAAAGTCGGCCATGAACTGGGCCTGCGCAGCCTCGACATCTGCACCGGTTGCGGTCCCGGCGTGATGAAAGGCCCGATGAAGGGCGCAACCATCGCCCACGCCAAGCAGCGCATCCACGGCGGTCGCTACCTGGGCCTGACCGAGCCGGGCATCATCGCCGCCGAAGCGCCAAACCCGATCGTCAACGAACTGGTGATTCTGCCGGACATCGAAAAACGCCTGGAAGCGTTCGTCCGTGTCGGCCACGGCATCATCATTTTCCCGGGCGGCGCCGGCACGGCCGAAGAGTTCCTGTACCTGCTGGGCATCCTGATGCACCCGGACAACGCTGGCCTGCCCTTCCCCGTGATCCTCACCGGGCCCAAACATGCGGCGCCATATCTGGAGCAACTGGACGCGTTCGTCGGCGCAACGTTGGGTGAAGCGGCCAAGCAACACTACCAAATCATCATCGACGACCCGGCTGAAGTCGCCCGGAACATGACTCAAGGCCTCAAAGCGGTCAAACAATTCCGCCGCGAGCGCAATGACGCCTTCCATTTCAACTGGCTGCTGAAAATCGACGAAGGCTTCCAGCGCCCGTTCGACCCGACCCACGAAAACATGGCCAACCTCAAACTCAGCCGCGACCTGCCAGCCCACGAACTGGCGGCCAACCTGCGCCGCGCCTTCTCCGGCATCGTCGCCGGCAACGTCAAGGACAAAGGCATCCGCTTGATCGAAAAACACGGGCCTTACCAGATCCGTGGCGATGCCGGCGTAATGAAACCGCTGGACCAACTGCTCAAAGCGTTTGTGGCCCAACACCGGATGAAACTCCCGGGTGGCGCGGCCTATGTGCCGTGCTATCAAGTAGTCGCTTAA
- the ribBA gene encoding bifunctional 3,4-dihydroxy-2-butanone-4-phosphate synthase/GTP cyclohydrolase II encodes MAFNSIEEIIEDYRLGKMVLLVDDEDRENEGDLLLAADCCTPQAISFMAREARGLICLTLTDDHCQRLGLEQMVPSNGSVFSTAFTVSIEAAVGVTTGISAADRARTVAAAVAVDAVPADLVQPGHIFPLRAKEGGVLTRAGHTEAGCDLARLAGFTPASVIVEVMNDDGTMARRPDLEIFARKHGIKIGTIADLIHYRLSTEHTVVRIGERELPTVHGTFRLITFEDRIEGGVHMAMVMGNPQRNEPTLVRVHVIDPLRDLVGAEYSGPSNWTLWAALQRVAAEGCGVVVVLANHESSQALLERVPQLTQAPRQFSRSQSRIYSEVGTGAQILQDLGVGKLRHLGPPLKYAGLTGYDLEVVESIPFTG; translated from the coding sequence ATGGCCTTCAACAGCATCGAAGAAATCATCGAAGACTATCGACTCGGCAAAATGGTGCTGCTGGTTGACGATGAAGACCGCGAAAACGAAGGCGACCTGCTGCTCGCCGCCGACTGCTGCACGCCGCAAGCAATCAGCTTCATGGCACGAGAAGCCCGCGGCCTGATCTGCCTGACCTTGACCGACGACCACTGCCAGCGGCTCGGACTGGAACAAATGGTGCCGAGCAACGGCAGCGTGTTCAGCACCGCGTTTACCGTTTCCATCGAGGCCGCCGTCGGCGTGACCACCGGCATTTCCGCCGCCGACCGCGCACGCACGGTGGCCGCGGCCGTTGCCGTCGACGCCGTTCCGGCGGACCTGGTGCAACCTGGCCACATCTTTCCATTGCGCGCCAAGGAAGGCGGCGTGCTGACCCGCGCCGGGCACACCGAGGCCGGCTGCGACCTCGCCCGCCTGGCCGGCTTCACGCCAGCCTCGGTGATCGTCGAAGTCATGAACGACGACGGCACCATGGCGCGACGTCCCGACCTGGAAATCTTCGCGCGCAAGCACGGGATCAAGATCGGCACCATCGCCGACCTGATCCACTATCGCCTCAGCACTGAACACACCGTGGTGCGTATCGGCGAGCGTGAACTGCCCACGGTGCACGGCACTTTCCGCCTGATTACGTTTGAAGACCGCATCGAAGGCGGCGTTCACATGGCAATGGTCATGGGCAACCCGCAACGCAACGAACCGACACTGGTGCGCGTGCACGTAATCGACCCGTTGCGGGACCTGGTGGGCGCCGAATACAGCGGTCCTTCCAACTGGACATTATGGGCAGCCTTGCAACGGGTGGCGGCCGAAGGCTGCGGCGTGGTGGTGGTGCTGGCCAATCATGAATCGTCCCAGGCCTTGCTCGAACGAGTGCCACAATTAACCCAGGCACCCCGACAGTTCAGCCGTTCGCAATCGCGGATCTATTCTGAAGTAGGGACCGGGGCACAGATTCTGCAGGATCTCGGCGTGGGCAAGCTGCGTCACCTTGGCCCGCCGCTCAAATACGCAGGCTTGACCGGTTACGACCTGGAAGTCGTCGAGAGCATTCCGTTCACTGGATAA
- a CDS encoding DUF1330 domain-containing protein — MKAYWIAHVDVTDPDQYSQYTQRAPAAFALYGGRMLARGGRSEAMEGRPTPQRSVVIEFDSYEQALACYHSEQYQEAKRHREGVARAEVIIVEGVVPV, encoded by the coding sequence ATGAAGGCGTACTGGATTGCTCATGTTGATGTCACCGATCCCGATCAATACAGCCAATACACCCAGCGGGCGCCGGCGGCTTTTGCGTTGTACGGTGGGCGGATGCTGGCCAGGGGCGGGCGCAGCGAAGCGATGGAAGGCCGGCCGACGCCGCAACGCAGTGTGGTGATTGAATTTGATTCGTATGAGCAGGCGCTGGCTTGCTATCACAGCGAGCAGTATCAGGAGGCGAAACGGCACCGTGAGGGTGTGGCGCGGGCTGAGGTCATTATTGTTGAGGGTGTGGTGCCGGTTTGA
- a CDS encoding sensor domain-containing diguanylate cyclase codes for MGHPSIKDRIENTIVAAPWLPDLVESRFRVRHAVLLLVAVCLSMTAIATWEAWNSRQYHLHDKEVAMSNLAQTLASQARASIKQADTLLFTLVDRLENDGMDPARIPRLQRLLRDQRSELPQLHGLFVFDEQGRWVANSNGADVPGANNSDREYFAFHRDHPDRGPHIGPSIKSRSSGEWIMTVSRRINHPDGRFAGVALASIYLSHFLELYDSIDMGSNGVINLIADDASIIVRRPFKESEVGTSLANGPLFTQLLPSASYGTATVKSYLDGVERVVGYRRVEGYPLIVFVALDKEDVLADWRQETALSAGILLLLLMFLGGLGYRLIRFMKQQSHIQSVLLDAREKLIEVNRSLELLALEDALTGLSNRRQFDLFILAEMGRARRTQTHLALLMIDVDHFKNFNDRYGHVAGDECLRNISAIIQDNIKRPGDLPARYGGEEFTVVLPGTDYVGAFLVAEKIRRAVQQANIEHKESPEGMVTVSVGVCAYDMASQDSPDDLIGAADKALYVAKASGRNMSVIAN; via the coding sequence ATGGGGCATCCGTCCATTAAAGACCGAATTGAAAACACCATCGTCGCCGCGCCTTGGCTGCCCGATCTGGTTGAGTCCCGATTCAGGGTCCGACACGCCGTGCTGCTGCTCGTGGCGGTGTGTCTGTCGATGACCGCGATTGCGACCTGGGAAGCCTGGAACTCGCGCCAGTACCATTTGCATGACAAAGAAGTGGCGATGTCCAACCTTGCACAGACGTTGGCCTCACAAGCGCGAGCGTCGATCAAGCAGGCTGATACGCTGCTGTTCACCTTGGTCGATCGTCTCGAAAACGACGGCATGGACCCCGCTCGAATTCCCAGGTTACAACGTTTACTCAGGGATCAGCGCAGTGAATTGCCGCAGCTCCATGGCCTATTCGTGTTTGACGAACAAGGGCGCTGGGTGGCCAATTCCAATGGCGCCGATGTGCCGGGTGCCAACAATTCCGACCGCGAATATTTCGCCTTCCACCGCGATCATCCTGACCGTGGTCCGCATATCGGGCCGTCGATCAAAAGCCGGTCGAGCGGCGAGTGGATCATGACCGTGTCGCGCCGGATCAACCACCCGGATGGCCGTTTCGCCGGTGTGGCGCTGGCGTCGATCTATCTCAGCCATTTCCTTGAGCTTTACGACAGTATCGACATGGGTAGCAATGGCGTGATCAACCTGATTGCCGACGATGCCAGCATCATTGTTCGTCGGCCGTTCAAAGAGTCAGAGGTCGGTACCAGCCTCGCCAATGGCCCGCTGTTTACCCAACTGTTGCCCAGCGCCAGTTACGGCACGGCAACGGTCAAGTCCTATCTGGACGGTGTTGAACGGGTCGTCGGGTATCGACGGGTCGAGGGTTATCCGCTGATCGTTTTTGTAGCGCTCGACAAGGAAGATGTCCTGGCGGACTGGCGTCAGGAGACAGCGTTGAGCGCGGGCATCTTGCTCTTGCTGCTGATGTTTCTGGGAGGGCTGGGTTATCGCCTCATTCGTTTCATGAAACAGCAGAGTCATATTCAGAGCGTCTTGCTCGATGCTCGGGAAAAACTGATCGAGGTCAATCGCAGCCTTGAACTGTTGGCGCTTGAAGACGCCTTGACCGGTCTTTCCAATCGACGTCAGTTCGACCTGTTTATCCTGGCGGAAATGGGTCGCGCCCGACGCACCCAGACCCACCTCGCCCTGTTGATGATCGATGTCGATCACTTCAAGAATTTCAATGATCGTTACGGTCATGTGGCCGGTGATGAGTGTCTGCGCAACATCAGCGCAATCATCCAGGACAACATCAAGCGTCCCGGGGATCTTCCCGCCCGTTATGGCGGCGAGGAATTTACCGTCGTGCTGCCCGGCACCGACTACGTCGGGGCGTTTCTGGTGGCCGAAAAAATCCGCCGCGCGGTTCAGCAAGCCAACATCGAACACAAGGAAAGCCCGGAGGGGATGGTGACGGTCAGTGTGGGGGTTTGTGCCTATGACATGGCTTCGCAAGATTCGCCCGACGACCTCATCGGCGCGGCGGACAAGGCCTTGTATGTGGCCAAGGCCAGCGGGCGCAACATGAGTGTGATTGCCAACTGA
- a CDS encoding ABC transporter ATP-binding protein gives MPEHLLDIRVERKTFAATTVLKNIHLQLQPRETVSLLGPSGCGKSTLLRIIAGLEKDFQGELRNTAGEVAFVFQEARLMPWLTVEQNVGFSADSHYDKAWVAQLIEEVGLGGFAQALPKALSGGMAQRVAIARGLYSRPQVLLLDEPFSAVDAFTRMRLQDLLLQLAERHAIALLLVTHDVDEALYLSDRVLVMDNRPSSIRQELAVELPHPRDRRDPLLARLKALSLTELQRAHVI, from the coding sequence CATTCGCGTCGAGCGCAAAACCTTCGCCGCCACCACCGTCCTCAAGAACATCCACTTGCAGCTGCAGCCCCGAGAAACCGTCAGCCTGCTCGGCCCCAGCGGCTGCGGTAAAAGCACCTTGCTGCGGATCATCGCCGGTCTGGAAAAAGACTTTCAGGGCGAGCTGCGCAACACCGCGGGGGAAGTCGCCTTCGTGTTTCAGGAAGCCCGGCTGATGCCGTGGCTGACGGTCGAACAAAACGTTGGCTTCAGCGCCGACAGCCATTACGACAAGGCCTGGGTCGCGCAATTGATTGAGGAAGTCGGCCTCGGCGGATTCGCGCAGGCGCTGCCAAAAGCCTTGTCCGGGGGCATGGCGCAACGGGTGGCGATTGCCCGAGGTCTTTACTCGAGACCGCAGGTGTTGCTCCTGGATGAACCCTTCAGTGCCGTGGACGCTTTCACTCGGATGAGGCTCCAGGACTTGCTGCTGCAACTGGCCGAACGTCATGCCATCGCCCTGCTACTGGTGACTCACGATGTCGATGAAGCCTTGTACCTCAGCGATCGCGTCCTGGTGATGGACAACCGCCCCAGCAGTATTCGTCAGGAACTGGCCGTGGAGCTGCCTCATCCGCGTGATCGGCGAGACCCGCTGCTGGCGCGTCTGAAGGCGTTGTCGTTGACCGAGTTGCAGCGTGCCCATGTAATTTGA
- a CDS encoding ABC transporter substrate-binding protein gives MVLNKRATAVLFAGLLATVSHAAIAAESVNFVSWGGSTQDAQKQAWADPFSKASGVTVVQDGPTDYGKLKAMVESGNVQWDVVDVEADFALRAASEGLLEPLDFSVIQRDKIDPRFVSDYGVGSFFFSFVLGYNESKLGASKPQDWSALFDTKTYPGKRALYKWPSPGVLELALLADGVAADKLYPLDLDRAFKKLDTIKKDIVWWGGGAQSQQLLASGEASMGQFWNGRIHALQEDGAPVGVSWKQNLVMADILVIPKGTKNKAAAMKFLANASSAKGQADFSNLTAYAPVNVDSVARLDSVLAPNLPTAYAKDQITLDFAYWAKNGPAIATRWNEWLVK, from the coding sequence ATGGTGTTGAACAAACGTGCAACCGCAGTACTGTTCGCGGGTTTACTGGCCACGGTCAGTCACGCGGCCATTGCGGCTGAAAGCGTCAACTTCGTCAGTTGGGGCGGTAGCACCCAGGATGCACAGAAGCAGGCCTGGGCCGATCCGTTCAGCAAAGCCAGCGGCGTCACGGTGGTCCAGGACGGTCCAACCGACTACGGCAAACTCAAAGCCATGGTCGAAAGCGGCAACGTGCAATGGGACGTGGTTGACGTCGAAGCCGACTTCGCCCTGCGCGCCGCCTCCGAAGGCTTGCTCGAACCCCTCGATTTCTCGGTAATCCAGCGCGACAAAATCGACCCGCGGTTTGTTTCCGATTACGGCGTCGGTTCGTTCTTCTTCTCCTTTGTCCTGGGTTACAACGAAAGCAAGCTCGGCGCCAGCAAACCTCAGGACTGGTCCGCACTGTTCGACACCAAGACCTACCCCGGCAAACGCGCCCTCTACAAATGGCCAAGCCCTGGCGTGCTCGAACTGGCACTGCTGGCCGATGGCGTGGCTGCCGACAAGCTCTATCCGCTGGACCTGGATCGCGCCTTCAAGAAACTCGACACCATCAAGAAAGACATCGTCTGGTGGGGCGGTGGTGCACAGTCGCAACAGCTGCTGGCCTCGGGTGAAGCGAGCATGGGCCAGTTCTGGAACGGCCGGATCCACGCCCTGCAAGAAGATGGCGCGCCGGTGGGTGTGAGCTGGAAACAGAACCTGGTCATGGCCGACATCCTGGTCATCCCTAAAGGCACGAAAAACAAGGCAGCGGCCATGAAGTTCCTGGCCAACGCGAGCAGCGCCAAAGGACAGGCCGACTTCTCCAACCTGACCGCCTATGCGCCGGTCAACGTCGACAGCGTTGCACGCCTGGATTCAGTGCTGGCGCCTAACCTGCCGACCGCCTACGCCAAGGATCAAATCACTCTTGATTTCGCGTACTGGGCCAAGAACGGTCCGGCCATCGCGACACGGTGGAACGAATGGCTGGTCAAATGA
- a CDS encoding AzlD domain-containing protein has translation MVWAVIIGMGVLVFLNRYVFLEPRLPVRLSSNARQFLGFAVPGMLTAICGPIVFMPDKQLNLQWDNPYLISSLVAVGLVLYTRNTLLSMLLSMGFFFLLRWWL, from the coding sequence ATGGTCTGGGCGGTGATTATCGGAATGGGCGTGCTGGTCTTTCTCAACCGTTACGTGTTCCTCGAACCGCGACTGCCGGTGCGCCTGAGCAGTAATGCCCGGCAGTTTCTCGGGTTCGCCGTGCCGGGGATGTTGACCGCGATTTGCGGGCCCATCGTGTTCATGCCGGACAAACAGCTGAATCTGCAGTGGGACAATCCCTACCTGATCAGTTCGCTGGTGGCGGTGGGTCTGGTGCTGTACACCCGCAATACGTTGCTCAGCATGCTGTTGAGCATGGGCTTCTTCTTTTTGCTGCGCTGGTGGCTCTGA
- a CDS encoding AzlC family ABC transporter permease: MSNSLMPRSAFLRGAVAIMPLSLATAPWGLLAGSMAIEANLTPLQGQGLSSIVFAGAAQLVAIGMLKGGAGIFSILLTTLLLTSQHLLYGMSMRSVISPLPGRWRVGLGFLLTDELFALTSQHDRQQFNRWYALGVGLTFYVAWNLFTLAGIVLGSSIPGLEHLGLDFSIAATFIALITPVVRNVPTVVCVAVSLFCSVLFSYWQWGSALVLSGLAGMTAGFVCNKLYGGRT; the protein is encoded by the coding sequence ATGTCGAACTCACTCATGCCACGCAGCGCCTTTCTTCGCGGCGCCGTAGCGATCATGCCGTTGTCCTTGGCGACCGCGCCCTGGGGACTGTTGGCCGGCTCCATGGCCATCGAGGCCAATCTCACTCCCCTACAAGGCCAGGGATTGTCGAGCATCGTGTTCGCCGGTGCCGCGCAACTGGTTGCCATCGGCATGCTCAAGGGCGGTGCCGGGATTTTTTCGATTCTGCTGACCACGCTGTTACTCACCTCGCAGCATTTGCTGTACGGCATGAGCATGCGTTCAGTGATTTCCCCGCTGCCGGGTCGCTGGCGTGTGGGCCTGGGCTTTTTGCTCACCGATGAATTGTTCGCCCTGACCAGTCAACATGACCGACAACAGTTCAATCGCTGGTACGCCCTGGGCGTGGGCCTGACGTTTTATGTCGCCTGGAACCTGTTCACCCTGGCTGGCATCGTGCTGGGCAGCAGCATTCCGGGGCTGGAGCACCTGGGGCTGGACTTCTCCATCGCAGCGACCTTCATTGCCTTGATCACCCCGGTGGTACGCAATGTTCCGACGGTGGTCTGCGTGGCGGTTTCGTTGTTTTGTTCGGTGTTGTTCAGCTATTGGCAGTGGGGATCGGCGCTGGTGCTGTCGGGATTGGCGGGCATGACGGCAGGCTTTGTCTGCAACAAACTCTACGGGGGGCGCACATGA
- a CDS encoding DUF2784 domain-containing protein has protein sequence MLYRIAADGLVLFHLLFILFVLFGGLLVLKWRALIWLHLPAAAWGVSVEVLHLACPLTEWENRMRLAAGQTGYGGGFIEHYVWPVIYPAGLTPAIQLALGSVVLAVNVLVYLRLFKLWKLRRYGKPRARGART, from the coding sequence ATGCTTTACCGGATAGCCGCCGATGGGCTGGTGCTGTTTCACCTGTTGTTCATACTCTTCGTGCTGTTCGGCGGGCTGCTGGTGCTCAAGTGGCGCGCGCTGATCTGGTTGCATCTACCCGCCGCGGCGTGGGGGGTAAGCGTGGAAGTCCTGCACCTGGCGTGTCCGCTGACCGAGTGGGAAAACCGCATGCGCCTCGCCGCCGGACAAACCGGTTACGGCGGTGGATTCATCGAGCACTACGTGTGGCCGGTGATCTATCCCGCCGGGCTGACACCGGCGATTCAACTGGCGCTGGGCAGCGTGGTGCTGGCGGTCAACGTGTTGGTCTATCTTCGGTTGTTCAAGTTGTGGAAGTTACGCCGGTATGGGAAGCCCCGCGCGAGGGGCGCGCGAACTTGA